In Panacibacter microcysteis, the genomic stretch AAAACGTTGACTGCGGCAACAGCAAACATGATTGTAAGTGCCATTGCTTTAAAAAACCGGTGAAAGAAAAATCGTTTCATATAAAAGACAATTTTCAGTTAGTTATTTATTTCAGTTTTATCCAGCGGAATCTGTTTCATTACATCAATCAGCTTCCTGTCGGCACGCCATGCCCAGAGTGACATTACAACGAAGAAGACGAAGAAGATCATGAATGATGTGAGCCCGAAAACGTCTACGCCGGTTATCTTTTCTAAATAATTGAGGAAATTCATATGTATATTTTAGCGTGGGTTTGGAATAAATATTATTTGTTTTGTGCCACTTCTTTTGGCGCAGCTTTGATGTCTGTTCCTACTCTTTGCAGGTAAGCGATCAATGCAACAATTTCACTGTTTGCAGGTGTGTTCAACTTATCCTTTTTAAGGCTTTCCTTTATACTGGCGGCCTGCTGCATCAGGTCTGCATTAGCCTGTTGATCGTATCCTTCGGCATACGGTACACCCAATGTTTGCATAGCCCTTATTTTACCTGCAGTAGATGCCGTATCGATCTGGTTATCGAGCAACCAGGGGTAAGAAGGCATGATAGAGCCGGGCGACATGATGCGGGGATCGAGCATGTGGTTGTAATGCCAGCTATCCGGGTACTTACCGCCAATGCGCGCAAGATCAGGACCTGTTCTTTTGCTACCCCATTGAAAAGGGTGATCATAAATAAACTCACCGGCCTTGCTATATTCTCCGTACCGCGCCACTTCATCCCTGAAAGGTCTTATCATTTGAGAGTGGCAGGTATAACAGCCTTCTCTTACATAAATATCCCGGCCCTGCAATTCAAGTGGCGTGTAAGGTTTTACAGATGTAATGGTTGGCACATTGCTTTTGATAAGAAATGTGGGTACCAGTTCCAGTATACCACCAATAGCAACCGCTACGAGGCTGAATACAAGCATCTGAACTGGCTTTCTTTCAATCCACCTGTGCCAGTGTTCTTTGCCATGAGCCTGTACAACTTTTGCCAATGGTGCAGCTTCTGCAGCTTCATCTGCCACAAAGCTTCCGGCCTTAATGGTTTTTACCACGTTATAAATCATGATAAATACACCGATAAGGTAAAGCGTACCGCCAATACTCCTGCCCATGTATTCAGGCATAATGTTGGTCACTGTTTCAAGGAACTGGAACTTCAGCTGGCCTTCTTCCGTAAATGTTTTCCACATCATACTTTGTGTAAACCCTGCCCAGTATAAAGGCACCACGTACAATACAATACCTATCGTCCCTATCCAGAAGTGCGTATTGGCAAGCTTCTTCGAGTAAAGCGCTGTTTTAAACATTTTTGGTACCAGCCAGTAGATCACACCAAACGTAAGGAAGCCGTTCCAGCCAAGTGCGCCAACGTGTACATGCGCTACGATCCAGTCTGTGAAGTGGGCAATGGCGTTTACATTCTTCAGGCTCAGCATCGGGCCTTCAA encodes the following:
- a CDS encoding CcoQ/FixQ family Cbb3-type cytochrome c oxidase assembly chaperone, with protein sequence MNFLNYLEKITGVDVFGLTSFMIFFVFFVVMSLWAWRADRKLIDVMKQIPLDKTEINN
- the ccoN gene encoding cytochrome-c oxidase, cbb3-type subunit I, with product MSVHSTSLEGSFQTSAPGVERFYYDNKIVKLFMYATIFWGVIGMLAGLFASIQLFFPSANLDFAPTTFGRVRPVHTNAVIFAFVGNGIFMGVYYSLQRLCKTRMFSNALSKIHFWGWQLIIVSAALTLFMGYTTGKEYAELEWPIDIAITLIWVVFGINMFGTILKRRESHLYVAIWFYIATWVTVAMLHIVNSFELPVSFMKSYSWYAGVQDALVQWWYGHNAVAFFLTTPYLGLMYYFLPKAANRPVYSYRLSIVHFWALIFIYIWAGPHHLLYTALPDWAQSLGVVFSVMLIAPSWGGMLNGLFTLRGAWDKVREEPILKFMVVAVTCYGMSTFEGPMLSLKNVNAIAHFTDWIVAHVHVGALGWNGFLTFGVIYWLVPKMFKTALYSKKLANTHFWIGTIGIVLYVVPLYWAGFTQSMMWKTFTEEGQLKFQFLETVTNIMPEYMGRSIGGTLYLIGVFIMIYNVVKTIKAGSFVADEAAEAAPLAKVVQAHGKEHWHRWIERKPVQMLVFSLVAVAIGGILELVPTFLIKSNVPTITSVKPYTPLELQGRDIYVREGCYTCHSQMIRPFRDEVARYGEYSKAGEFIYDHPFQWGSKRTGPDLARIGGKYPDSWHYNHMLDPRIMSPGSIMPSYPWLLDNQIDTASTAGKIRAMQTLGVPYAEGYDQQANADLMQQAASIKESLKKDKLNTPANSEIVALIAYLQRVGTDIKAAPKEVAQNK